The Pirellulales bacterium genome includes a window with the following:
- a CDS encoding thiamine phosphate synthase, translating to MLPRSITPAVERALQAASCWTRSHSAGEIGSPELLLGLLSESECRAALWLDERAIDSAAVLQRWPDLVQVPPRLGVTPDTTAVRGVFRAAILWLGQQATDEAWATEHLLLGIVASEDETALWLADAGFAADELARRIGSRYHDAELEPALSQPLMLDSPAPESGNTALRIIDAAANRAREGLRVVEDYARFGLDDRFLTGELKRLRHDLAAALEAWGPRDLLANRETRQDVGTTVSTPGELLRSDVAAVLVSNFKRIEEALRSLEEYGKLTAPAAAAACESLRYRAYTLEKALLTTHDARQRLAAARLYVLTDGAASAESFADRVALLVAVGVGCVQLRAKDLDDRELLARAQILRELTRDADTLAIVNDRADISRLARADGVHLGQEDLSVKDARNVVGPRCMIGVSTHSIEQARAAVLDGADYIGVGPTFASTTKSFAAFTGLELLVAVAAELGLPAFAIGGIDAANLDQVLQTGIVRVAVSGAIWNAADPRAAAAALTARLAAAADQPTSPSSSTRP from the coding sequence GTGTTGCCCCGTTCGATCACTCCCGCTGTCGAGCGTGCCCTGCAGGCCGCGTCCTGTTGGACACGTTCGCACTCGGCCGGCGAAATAGGCTCGCCCGAGTTGTTACTAGGGCTCTTGTCCGAGTCGGAATGCCGGGCAGCGCTTTGGCTTGACGAACGTGCGATCGACAGCGCGGCGGTCCTGCAACGCTGGCCCGATCTCGTGCAGGTGCCCCCGCGCCTTGGTGTTACGCCGGATACCACAGCGGTTCGCGGGGTCTTTCGCGCAGCCATTTTGTGGTTAGGTCAGCAGGCCACCGACGAGGCTTGGGCCACGGAGCATTTGCTCCTGGGCATCGTAGCCAGCGAGGACGAAACGGCCCTTTGGCTGGCCGATGCCGGGTTTGCCGCGGACGAACTTGCCCGGCGGATTGGCAGCCGCTATCACGACGCCGAACTCGAACCGGCCTTGTCGCAGCCGCTCATGCTCGATTCCCCGGCGCCGGAGTCGGGCAACACCGCCTTGCGGATCATCGACGCGGCGGCCAACCGTGCCCGCGAAGGGCTGCGCGTGGTCGAGGACTATGCCCGGTTTGGGCTCGACGATCGATTTCTCACCGGCGAGCTCAAACGACTGCGGCACGATCTCGCGGCGGCGCTCGAGGCGTGGGGACCGCGCGATCTGCTGGCCAACCGCGAGACGCGGCAGGATGTCGGCACGACGGTCAGCACACCCGGCGAGTTGCTCCGCTCGGATGTCGCCGCGGTGCTCGTCAGCAATTTCAAGCGCATTGAAGAAGCACTGCGCAGCTTGGAGGAATATGGGAAGCTGACCGCGCCGGCTGCGGCCGCAGCCTGTGAGTCGCTGCGCTACCGCGCCTACACCCTGGAAAAGGCCCTGCTGACGACGCACGATGCCCGGCAAAGACTGGCCGCAGCGCGGTTGTACGTGCTGACCGACGGTGCGGCGTCCGCGGAGTCGTTCGCCGACCGAGTCGCTCTGCTCGTCGCGGTGGGCGTTGGCTGCGTCCAGTTGCGCGCCAAGGACTTAGACGATCGCGAGCTGCTGGCGCGCGCCCAGATATTGCGCGAGCTGACCCGTGACGCCGACACCTTGGCGATCGTCAACGACCGTGCCGACATCTCGCGACTGGCTCGTGCCGATGGCGTGCACCTCGGACAAGAGGACTTGTCCGTGAAGGACGCGAGGAACGTCGTCGGTCCGCGCTGCATGATCGGCGTTTCCACGCATTCGATCGAGCAGGCGCGCGCAGCGGTGCTCGACGGCGCCGATTACATTGGCGTGGGGCCAACCTTTGCGTCGACGACCAAGAGTTTTGCTGCATTCACGGGCCTGGAGCTGCTGGTGGCGGTCGCCGCGGAGCTTGGCTTGCCGGCATTTGCCATTGGCGGCATCGACGCGGCGAATCTCGACCAGGTGCTACAGACCGGCATTGTGCGGGTCGCCGTGAGCGGGGCGATCTGGAACGCCGCTGACCCGCGTGCTGCGGCCGCGGCGCTGACCGCACGCCTGGCGGCGGCGGCCGATCAGCCGACGTCGCCCAGTTCGAGCACGCGCCCGTAG
- a CDS encoding ATP-dependent Clp protease ATP-binding subunit, with translation MYERFTDRARKVMQLANQEAQRFNHEYIGTEHVLLGLIKEGSGVAANVLKNLDVDLRKIRLEVEKLVQSGPDMVTMGKLPQTPRAKKVIEYAMEEARNLNHNYVGTEHILLGLLREQEGVAAQVLMNLGLKLEEVREEVLNLLGHGIESEGNERNPGGGAAGASGQTGESSKAGRSKTPALDSFGRDLTELARQSKLDPVIGREKEIERAIQILCRRTKNNPVLLGEAGVGKTAIVEGFAQRIVDGNVPEILADRRVVVLDLAMMVAGTKYRGQFEERIKAVMNEVRRAKNTILFIDELHTLVGAGGAEGAIDASNVLKPALARGEIQCIGATTLDEYRKYIEKDSALDRRFQIILVEPSTKAETIEILKGLRDRYETHHRVQITDDAIESAVELSGRYITGRCLPDKAIDVIDEAGARVRLRAMTRPPDLKEIDEEVERLNKEKEEAVANQDFERAAQLRDQADKLKKKKQTITREWRDKSREADGVVDEEVIAEVVSKMTGIPLTRMTTEDSLRLMDMEKDLHKRVVSQHQAVERVAKAVRRSRSGLKDPKRPTGAFIFAGPTGVGKTLLAKALAEFMFGDEDALIQIDMSEYMEKHNVSRLIGAPPGYVGFEEGGQLTEKIRRRPYAVVLLDEIEKAHPDVFNMLLQVMEEGRLTDSFGRNVDFRNTIIIMTTNAGAEAIKNESSFGFQRPDNDASYDSMKERVNERIERVFRPEFLNRVDDVIVFRHLAPEDLKEVIDMELSKVRQRLSERGISLTLTDEAKQFLIKKGSNLDFGARPLRRAIENYVEDPLSEELLKGEFQGKDRVTVDIKEVGGRKQLQFIGSVGEPAEAVATAGTGGGEGTASNPPAQG, from the coding sequence ATGTACGAACGATTCACCGACCGCGCCCGCAAGGTGATGCAACTGGCCAACCAGGAGGCGCAGCGCTTCAACCACGAATACATCGGCACCGAGCATGTGCTGCTGGGCCTGATCAAGGAAGGCAGTGGCGTGGCCGCCAACGTGCTCAAGAACCTCGACGTCGATCTGCGCAAGATCCGTCTCGAGGTCGAGAAGCTCGTGCAGAGCGGCCCCGACATGGTCACCATGGGCAAGCTGCCGCAGACGCCGCGCGCCAAGAAGGTGATCGAGTACGCCATGGAGGAAGCGCGGAACCTGAACCACAACTACGTCGGCACCGAGCACATCCTGCTGGGCTTGCTGCGCGAGCAGGAAGGCGTCGCCGCCCAGGTGTTGATGAATCTTGGCCTGAAGCTCGAAGAGGTCCGCGAGGAGGTGTTGAATCTGCTCGGCCACGGCATCGAGAGCGAAGGCAACGAACGCAACCCGGGCGGGGGCGCCGCGGGTGCCTCTGGCCAGACTGGCGAATCGTCGAAGGCCGGCCGCTCGAAGACGCCCGCTTTGGACAGCTTCGGCCGCGACCTGACCGAGCTCGCGCGGCAAAGCAAGCTCGACCCCGTGATCGGGCGCGAGAAGGAGATTGAACGGGCGATCCAGATTCTCTGCCGCCGCACGAAGAACAACCCCGTACTGCTGGGCGAGGCCGGCGTCGGCAAGACGGCGATCGTCGAAGGCTTCGCACAACGCATCGTCGACGGCAACGTGCCCGAAATCCTGGCCGATCGCCGAGTGGTGGTGCTCGACCTGGCCATGATGGTCGCCGGCACGAAGTATCGCGGTCAATTCGAGGAACGCATCAAGGCCGTGATGAACGAGGTTCGTCGGGCCAAGAACACGATCCTGTTTATCGACGAGCTGCACACGCTGGTCGGCGCCGGCGGCGCCGAAGGGGCGATCGACGCCTCGAACGTGCTCAAGCCCGCCTTGGCGCGCGGCGAAATCCAGTGCATCGGCGCGACGACCCTCGACGAGTATCGCAAATACATCGAGAAGGACAGCGCGCTGGATCGCCGCTTCCAGATCATCCTGGTCGAGCCCTCGACCAAGGCCGAAACGATCGAAATCCTCAAGGGGCTCCGCGATCGTTACGAGACGCATCACCGCGTGCAAATCACCGACGACGCGATTGAGTCGGCCGTCGAACTCTCGGGCCGTTACATCACCGGCCGCTGCCTGCCCGACAAGGCCATCGACGTAATCGACGAAGCCGGCGCGCGGGTGCGTCTGCGGGCGATGACGCGTCCGCCCGATCTCAAGGAGATCGACGAAGAAGTCGAACGGCTGAACAAGGAGAAGGAAGAGGCCGTCGCCAATCAGGACTTCGAGCGGGCCGCGCAGCTCCGCGATCAGGCCGACAAGCTCAAGAAGAAGAAGCAGACGATTACCCGCGAATGGCGCGACAAGTCGCGCGAGGCCGACGGCGTGGTCGACGAGGAAGTCATCGCCGAGGTCGTTTCGAAGATGACCGGCATCCCGCTCACGCGGATGACCACCGAAGATTCGCTGCGCCTCATGGACATGGAAAAGGACCTGCACAAGCGGGTCGTGAGCCAGCACCAGGCGGTCGAACGCGTGGCCAAGGCCGTGCGCCGCAGCCGCAGCGGGCTCAAGGATCCCAAGCGGCCCACCGGGGCGTTCATCTTCGCCGGTCCGACCGGCGTCGGGAAAACGTTGCTGGCCAAGGCGCTGGCCGAATTCATGTTCGGCGACGAAGACGCGCTGATCCAGATCGACATGAGCGAATACATGGAGAAGCACAACGTCAGCCGATTGATCGGCGCCCCGCCGGGCTACGTCGGCTTCGAAGAAGGTGGTCAATTGACCGAGAAGATTCGGCGCCGGCCGTACGCGGTCGTGCTGCTCGACGAGATCGAGAAGGCCCATCCCGACGTGTTCAACATGTTGCTACAGGTCATGGAAGAGGGCCGGTTGACGGACAGCTTCGGCCGCAATGTCGACTTCCGCAACACGATCATCATCATGACCACCAACGCCGGTGCCGAGGCGATCAAGAACGAGTCGTCCTTCGGCTTCCAACGGCCCGACAACGACGCCTCGTACGACAGCATGAAGGAACGCGTGAACGAGCGGATCGAGCGCGTGTTCCGGCCCGAGTTCCTCAACCGCGTGGACGACGTGATCGTGTTCCGTCACCTGGCGCCTGAGGACTTGAAGGAAGTCATCGACATGGAGTTGTCCAAGGTCCGGCAACGTCTGTCCGAGCGCGGTATTTCGCTCACGCTGACCGACGAGGCCAAGCAGTTCCTGATCAAGAAGGGCTCGAACCTCGACTTCGGCGCACGGCCCTTGCGTCGCGCGATCGAGAATTACGTCGAAGACCCGCTCTCTGAAGAGCTGCTCAAGGGCGAATTCCAAGGGAAAGATCGGGTGACGGTCGACATCAAGGAAGTCGGCGGACGCAAGCAACTGCAATTCATCGGCTCGGTCGGCGAGCCGGCCGAGGCCGTGGCCACCGCCGGCACCGGGGGCGGTGAAGGCACTGCCAGCAATCCGCCCGCCCAAGGCTGA
- a CDS encoding ABC transporter permease yields the protein MATARRSPPSTAASWQPIQATIDWIARFGELLLNWVAAIGDVSVFIMRTCVWLLTRLPCRETLLPNFYQIGVLSLPVIALTGTFIGMVLAVQSYDQFRLIGMETRLGAVINLTLVRELGPVLAATMLAGRVGSAMAAELGTMRVTEQIDALASMGANPIHYLVVPRFLGCLVLIPSLTIMADFMGIVGGFFYSSILLGIDSHHYWSNTHKLVGVFDLFAGVFKSLSFGAAIALISCHRGFNCDPGAEGVGRAATGAFVYSFVVILLLDLGLGILLNGIYYTLWPEAGKLI from the coding sequence ATGGCCACTGCCCGCCGCTCTCCGCCCAGTACCGCCGCTTCGTGGCAGCCGATTCAGGCCACGATCGATTGGATTGCGCGGTTCGGCGAGCTGCTGCTCAACTGGGTGGCCGCGATCGGCGACGTTTCGGTCTTCATCATGCGGACCTGCGTCTGGCTGCTCACACGGCTGCCCTGCCGCGAGACATTGCTGCCGAATTTCTACCAGATCGGCGTGCTCAGTCTCCCGGTGATTGCGTTGACGGGCACGTTCATCGGCATGGTGCTCGCCGTGCAAAGCTACGACCAATTCCGCTTGATCGGCATGGAAACTCGCCTGGGCGCGGTGATCAATCTGACGCTCGTCCGCGAGCTGGGCCCCGTGCTGGCGGCCACGATGCTCGCTGGGCGCGTCGGCAGCGCGATGGCCGCCGAGTTGGGCACGATGCGAGTCACCGAACAGATCGACGCGCTGGCCAGCATGGGCGCCAACCCGATCCATTACCTCGTCGTGCCGCGTTTCCTGGGCTGCCTCGTGCTGATCCCGTCGCTGACGATCATGGCCGACTTCATGGGCATCGTCGGCGGCTTCTTTTACAGCAGCATCCTCCTGGGGATCGACTCGCACCACTATTGGAGCAACACGCACAAGCTGGTCGGCGTGTTCGACCTGTTTGCCGGCGTATTCAAGAGCCTGTCGTTCGGGGCGGCCATTGCCCTGATCAGTTGCCACCGGGGCTTCAATTGCGATCCGGGCGCCGAAGGCGTGGGCCGTGCCGCGACCGGCGCATTCGTCTATTCGTTCGTCGTCATCCTGCTGTTGGACCTGGGTCTGGGCATCCTCCTGAACGGCATTTACTACACGCTGTGGCCCGAGGCCGGCAAACTGATCTGA
- a CDS encoding ABC transporter ATP-binding protein, with protein sequence MHTPHSTDERPLVEIRDLHVTFGRQPVLRKIDLGIPRGQTLAVIGESGCGKTVLMKTIIGLVRPTSGEVLFDGRNLNRLADRELTEQRMRFGFVFQGAALFDSMSVAQNVAFPLRQHTSKSDRQISEVVNSRLTEVGLPLAVRNKKPAELSGGMRKRVGLARALVLEPEIILYDEPTTGLDPIMSDVINELMIRTKENNPVTSVIVTHDMHSARKVADRIVMLYPLARLRPDESQVIFDDRPREIDRAADRRVGQFVRGEAGERLMEMSESQMQSLEQVGT encoded by the coding sequence ATGCACACACCGCACTCAACCGACGAACGCCCACTCGTGGAAATCCGCGATCTGCATGTCACGTTTGGACGGCAGCCGGTGCTGCGCAAGATTGACCTGGGGATTCCGCGCGGACAGACCTTGGCGGTCATCGGCGAGAGCGGCTGCGGCAAGACCGTGCTGATGAAGACGATCATCGGCCTGGTGCGACCGACGTCCGGCGAGGTGTTGTTCGACGGACGCAATCTGAACCGCTTGGCCGATCGCGAACTCACCGAGCAGCGCATGCGCTTCGGCTTCGTGTTCCAGGGCGCGGCGCTGTTCGACAGCATGAGCGTGGCACAGAACGTCGCCTTTCCGTTGCGCCAACACACCTCGAAGAGCGATCGCCAGATCAGCGAGGTCGTCAATTCCCGGCTGACCGAGGTGGGCCTGCCGCTCGCTGTGCGCAACAAGAAGCCGGCCGAGTTGTCCGGCGGCATGCGCAAACGCGTGGGCCTGGCCCGCGCGCTGGTGCTCGAGCCCGAGATCATTCTCTACGATGAGCCGACGACGGGGCTCGACCCGATCATGAGCGACGTCATCAACGAGCTGATGATCCGCACGAAAGAAAACAACCCGGTGACGAGCGTGATCGTAACGCACGACATGCACTCGGCCCGCAAGGTGGCTGACCGGATTGTCATGCTGTACCCGCTGGCACGGCTGCGCCCGGACGAGTCGCAGGTGATCTTTGACGATCGCCCGCGCGAAATCGATCGCGCCGCGGACCGGCGCGTCGGGCAGTTTGTACGAGGTGAAGCCGGCGAGCGATTGATGGAAATGAGCGAGAGCCAAATGCAATCCCTGGAGCAGGTCGGCACCTGA
- a CDS encoding MlaD family protein — protein sequence MDDRVVQFRVGVMVLATLGITAILVVLLGGRPTLGLSTYPIVMNFRQAPGVTADTPVRKSGILIGRVTRTWFADDGSVNVRAEIYSNVKLHGNDRPRITSTLLGDGALEFTVVDDSKLRDPKLKDQIIPPNSIIAGSVTSDPLAVLGNIEGDLTSAITSIARTSDQIGRLAGEVADLVEGNREQFSRVADKLEVTLGSVESAAGGARQVLGDEELQENLRATIKEFPAVLQDFRDTIKQAQQSIASLERNLTNFEGLTRPLGERGEEIVGNIQQASSRFNSLLDELTQFTRSISQSQGSLGMLLNDQDLYHNLNQAAENLNYVLQETRPVLRDVRVVTDRVAREGVLHSELQRRSGVK from the coding sequence ATGGATGATCGCGTCGTACAATTTCGTGTCGGGGTGATGGTGCTCGCCACGTTGGGCATCACGGCGATTCTCGTCGTGTTGCTCGGCGGCCGGCCGACACTCGGGCTGAGCACGTACCCGATCGTCATGAATTTCCGGCAGGCTCCCGGCGTCACGGCCGATACGCCTGTGCGCAAGAGCGGCATTCTCATCGGCCGCGTCACGCGGACCTGGTTCGCCGATGACGGCAGCGTCAACGTCCGCGCCGAGATCTATTCGAACGTCAAGCTGCACGGCAACGACCGGCCGCGCATCACGTCGACCTTGCTCGGCGACGGTGCCTTGGAATTCACCGTGGTCGACGACAGCAAGCTGCGCGATCCCAAGCTGAAAGACCAGATCATCCCGCCGAACTCGATCATCGCCGGCAGCGTGACCAGCGATCCCTTGGCGGTGTTGGGCAACATCGAAGGCGACCTGACGTCGGCGATTACGTCGATCGCGCGGACCAGCGATCAGATCGGTCGTCTGGCCGGCGAAGTGGCCGACCTGGTCGAAGGCAATCGCGAGCAGTTCTCACGCGTGGCCGACAAGCTCGAGGTAACGCTGGGCAGCGTCGAATCGGCAGCCGGCGGCGCCCGGCAGGTGCTGGGCGACGAAGAGCTCCAGGAAAACCTGCGCGCCACGATCAAGGAATTCCCGGCCGTGCTGCAGGACTTTCGCGACACGATCAAGCAGGCACAGCAGTCGATCGCCAGCCTCGAACGAAATCTGACCAACTTCGAGGGTCTCACCCGGCCGCTCGGCGAACGGGGCGAAGAAATCGTCGGCAACATTCAACAGGCCAGCAGCCGCTTCAACTCGCTGCTCGACGAGCTGACCCAATTCACCCGCTCGATCAGCCAATCGCAGGGCTCGTTGGGTATGTTGCTGAACGACCAGGACCTGTACCACAACCTGAACCAGGCGGCCGAGAACCTGAATTACGTGCTGCAGGAAACCCGGCCCGTGCTGCGCGATGTGCGCGTGGTGACCGACCGCGTGGCCCGGGAGGGCGTTCTGCACAGCGAACTGCAGCGCCGTAGCGGCGTAAAATAG
- a CDS encoding PEGA domain-containing protein, translating to MVFAVASLVCAAPGCVQRRLTVRSNPPGALVYIDDYEIGTTPVATDYIYYGTRKIRLVKDGYETLTVQQPIKTPWYEYPVAEFVSENLVPWEIRDERVLDYQLVPQVIVPSDQLLGRAENLRQVTRASAASSAPVGAPLPSGTLPLPAPAPAPPQLVPPGPRSLLPPALSPPPAAPQLQAPAPLLQAPSNGTAPLAAPNGNFAPPPVVPAPPSVTPQQPRSGSPY from the coding sequence ATGGTGTTCGCGGTTGCCAGCCTGGTCTGCGCCGCACCGGGCTGCGTCCAGCGCCGGCTGACGGTCCGTAGCAACCCGCCGGGGGCGCTTGTCTACATCGACGATTACGAGATCGGCACCACGCCGGTAGCGACCGACTACATCTACTACGGCACGCGCAAGATCCGCCTCGTCAAAGACGGCTATGAAACACTGACAGTCCAGCAGCCGATCAAGACTCCCTGGTACGAATACCCGGTGGCCGAGTTCGTCAGCGAGAACCTCGTGCCTTGGGAGATTCGCGACGAACGCGTGCTCGACTATCAATTGGTGCCGCAGGTCATCGTGCCCAGCGATCAATTGCTCGGCCGGGCCGAGAATCTGCGCCAAGTGACACGAGCCAGCGCCGCATCGAGCGCGCCGGTTGGCGCACCGCTCCCTAGCGGCACGCTGCCTTTGCCCGCCCCTGCCCCGGCGCCACCGCAATTGGTGCCGCCAGGACCACGGAGCTTGTTGCCGCCGGCGCTTTCGCCGCCACCGGCAGCGCCGCAGCTTCAGGCACCGGCGCCCCTGCTGCAGGCGCCGTCCAATGGCACGGCACCGCTGGCCGCGCCGAATGGGAATTTCGCTCCGCCACCCGTGGTACCAGCGCCGCCGTCGGTCACGCCGCAGCAGCCGCGGTCGGGCTCGCCTTACTAA